The Drosophila biarmipes strain raj3 chromosome 2L, RU_DBia_V1.1, whole genome shotgun sequence genome has a window encoding:
- the LOC108033838 gene encoding larval cuticle protein A2B, translating to FQLVSLFILGVGAAAAIELPISPVYHSPAALVKPLLKTIEVEAPAHYDFAYSVHDEHTGDIKSQTESRKGDQVQGQYTLIDADGYLRTVDYTSDAHNGFNAVVRRDPLGQKVIKAAPVAKLLAPAPLPLAYAAPKLLAPAKLPLGLYH from the coding sequence TTCCAGCTCGTTTCACTCTTCATCCTGGGCGTTGGAGCCGCCGCCGCCATCGAGCTGCCCATCAGCCCCGTTTACCACTCACCCGCGGCCCTGGTGAAGCCCCTGCTGAAGACCATCGAGGTGGAGGCTCCTGCCCACTACGACTTCGCCTACTCGGTGCACGACGAGCACACCGGCGACATCAAGAGCCAGACGGAGTCCCGGAAGGGCGACCAGGTCCAGGGTCAGTACACGCTGATCGACGCCGATGGCTATCTGCGCACCGTGGACTACACCTCGGATGCCCACAACGGCTTCAACGCGGTGGTGCGTCGCGATCCCCTGGGCCAGAAGGTGATCAAGGCCGCGCCCGTTGCCAAGCTCTTGGCCCCCGCTCCTCTGCCCCTGGCCTACGCGGCCCCCAAGCTCCTGGCCCCCGCCAAACTGCCCCTCGGCCTCTACCACTAG